From Leishmania infantum JPCM5 genome chromosome 21:
TCTTGTATTCGCACTTTCCAAGGCCGATGCACGACCAAGGAGGGGAAGCAGCGCTGAATCGTCAACGCCGTCTCCTACCCTCTCTATTCCCTCCCCTATCAATACCATCTCTTCCCGTTTTCGTGCTTCACGTCGTTGGTCTCGTCCTCTTCCACTAGCCTCTTATCTCCCCTGCTTCGCTGGAAGCGCACAACTTGgggctactgctgctgctgctgctgctgcgtatgcgtgtgtgcagcagTAGCGGCTGCGTATGTGGCGTCGCTCTGGTGGTACTCTCTgttcctcccctcttctaTTTCATGCCCTTTGTCTGTTTAtctcccttttttcccttttgtGCTCTCGTTCATGTTGTGGCGCTTTCCATCCACTCTCTGTGCGTGGATGTGTCGTCTGTGtatgcgtctctctctgtctgtgtatgtatgtgtgtgcgcgcctctctctcgcacgcaGCCATTGAATCGGCCATGGTATTCGTTGACTGGAAGAATAGCGGAAACAAGCGAAAAACCGAAAAGGACACACCCGAGGAGCAAATCTGCCGTCAGGACCGGGCCAGCGCGCACCGTGAAAACCACGCACTATTTACTTGCAGCTGAcagcaggagagaggagacggGCGAAGATACGTCCATCTGCACTGAATGCGCTGCACGTgcgttgttttgtttttcctctcgtggaggaggtgagggtTGGGGTGTCTGAACGCACCCGGCGCAAGCTGTGGCGGGCAATGTAGGACTCATCTCATCACCAGAGTCCATGCGCCATCCTTCACGCAGCCTGCATTGTTGCCTTATGCGGGGACTTGTCCGACATGACCTTAGTGCGTGGTGCGGTGAGCAGATGTCGTGGCGCTGCCTGGGGGCCTCCATTCGTCAAGCAATGCGTtttctcctctccgtctctcgcaTTTCTGCTCTTTTCGGTGCGGCCACGCTATCCCCCTTTCTATCTCTTCCTTTCACTGCGGTTTAATGGCGCGCGCCATTTCCCTTTCTCCAGTCGCTCTTTCTTTAATACCACCGCACACCAGCactcctctccttcttcgctCTACTCCAACAAAGAAAGCGGgagcgcctctctctctgtcgtgCTGCTCTTGCTTTGCACATAAACCTGCGTTCCTCTTGAGTGTGTCTTtctcctgctctctctcagtgtgctgcctctctcccgctcctgtctccctccctgcccTCCACACTACCCTACGGCAGTGACACCGACGCTTCGCCCGCTACTTCAACTCAACCTTCTaacaaaaaacaacaacagcatgGCGGCAGAAGTCCCGGCGCAGCCTCAGGCAGCTCTGGAAGCTCCGCTGCCGGAGCCAGAGCAGCCGTCTTCGTCGGAACTGGACGCTGATACAACGGTTCAGTCCGCCATCCGCTTCTTGCAAGATTCACGCGTGCGGCGCTCGCCGGTCGAGTCGCAGATCCGTTTCCTCAAGGGTAAAGGCGTGCCAGATGAACAGATAAAGTACGCCCTCGCCAAGGTAGGAAGGACAGTCACAGCGGAGAAGATTGCCTCTGTTCGTGCCCCGCCCGCCAACGCAGCACCAACCGGTGCCACGGCGACAGCGTGTACCACCCCTCTTTCTGCACAGCTCAAGACGGCGCGGCAAAACGCGCCAGTGACCATGACGCCAGGTCCGCAGTACACACAAACGCTGTTTCCTCACTcgcccccaccaccgcagGTGGAGCGGCAGACGAAGACAGTGGACTGGCGTGACGTCGTGattggcgccggcgccgccatgctTTCCGGGTTTTCTGCGTACAAACTCTTCAACCGGTACTCCCCTTACGAATTTCGTCGCAAGACGGATAAGAAGTCGCGGCTGTATCGCGGGTCCTCCTCACGGCCCCGCTCCGCCAACATCGCGTCTTCGGGGAGCGAAACAGATGCGTCATCAACGCCGCAGCGTGGCTGtgtgcctccgctgccgccaccaccaccgatggctgccgctgctgagccaAGTGTGTCGGCTGCCTCACCAGCCGCCCTCACTGAGGAGGTGAAGAGGCTGCAGACGGAGCTGGACGAGGccaaggaggcgctggctAATGAGCGGAAAAAATGCGCCGACCTCGCCGTGAGCGCGGCGAAGATCCGCGCGgacaagcagcagctgagTAGGGCCAACGATCGCCTCACACAGCAGATTGACGGTCTCAAGAAGGATATAGAAAGgctggagagggagaagagctctgccgtcggcgaggcgacgcagacgaCAGCGGAAggggcagtggcggcggcccctGGGCCTCCCTCGACGTACTTCCCATCGGTGACGACGGAGGGCGAGCAGGCGCGAAATTCACCAGAGGTGACATCGGTGACGAGCGCATCCGCGCCGAATTCTGACGTGGTGCCCGTTCTACCCGTCGTGCCATCACTCGAGGCGCCAGCGACCGCTACTGCCGCTCCTGCCATGCCGGACCCCATCACAGAGGCTGTCCAGGTTGCACccgcatccgccgccgctgttgcgccGGCTCCTGAGTTACCCCCGGTTGTCGTTGCGGCGTCCACCCCGTACGCGGATGCCGCAGCTCCTGTCGCTACTGTCACGGAGGTGGCTGCGCCCCTGCTTCccatcggcggcgcagagccgcCGAAGGCAGGTGACGGCACTCCGATGTCGATTGGCTAAGCCGGTTGTAGGTCTGTCGTGTCCACGATCGCAGAGCATCTTGTCTCTGCTTTCCACCGGTTCGCCTGCAAGAGGTGCGtatgagtgcgtgtgtgtgtttgtgtgcacgCCATTGTGTCTTGGCGTCAAAGGAACGTGCTGCCACGGCAGATGGACGCGGGAGCGTGAGAGACGCGCGGGTAAGGTGGAAAGGTCGATTGCCACTGCCACCAGAAGACACTCAACCACACACGTGCCATTCTACTCTCAGGACAAAGGTCTCTGTCCCTCTCTGTAACTCGGCAACTATAGTAGTATGATCAAGGGCATCCTGACGAACACAGCGACTGCATCCACGCGGTGGGCACAGAGCTTGGCTCACGGCTCTTTGTGGCAGCCTATATGTACGCGAACATTTCCACAGTGACGTGAACGTCCCAGTGACCATCACCGAAGTCTCGCTTCCACCAATCGATTCAACGTGCTGCACTGGTTCGCTTACGAAAGCGCAAAGAACGGCCGTGCGATGATTTGCTTGCCAGAACGACAGAGAACACGCTGCACCTCACCCGACTTGTTTCAGCGATCCTCAGAAGCctcgctctctgtctccATGTTCATCCTTCTAACCTCCGCTGCCCTTGTTTGGTGAACTCGGAGAGGTGACTTCTCACCTCCACATACACGAAGGCGTGCCAACGTCGAGGTTTCTCTTCACACCGTCACTCATATCCTCTGTGATGGACTCACCCCGCAAGGAGGAGTTTGTGCTATCCTCCGGAGAGGGACCGTTTGCCGTCACCATCAAACGTTTTGCTACGGCagactcctcctcctcctcctccggcgatggcgcggaaGCGCCTCATCCAACCAGCCGCCCTCGATTCGGCAGCGGGAGCAACATCGACTCCTCCGGTCTTCCAGATGATAGTGGCGACTCGCACAATCTGTCATCTTACATGGGGTTGCCATCAAACCTTGCTCCCGCGAATGCTGAATACGCGCCACGGGTCGAAAGCGGCGCACCTCTTGTTGGGGATGTGCTAAACGGGACCGCTACAGATGTGGTCGCTAAACAGCGAGGACTGCAACTGCAACGCTTCTCCACAGTGGACAGCAGTGCAAGAGATGAGCGTTCGATGCCTCATGAGTCGTCTCGCTCGTCGTCCTCCGCTGATTTGGCACCTTTCCGTcaacgcggcggtggcgcgacggcggccgccggcgcccaACATCGACTTTCCCAAGAGCCACTTGTTCACGCACCTGCCGCATCCCTAGCGAGGGAAACGCCTCCTCGAGGCCGCTCTGCCGCTGGCgaagacgctgcagcgccttctccaAAAGAGATGGACGACGCGACGGTGGCAGGAGACTCTTCGAGGCGGCGATTGCCTCAGTCTCGCAGTCATGTTGCACCGGTCACACAGCCGTGTGCCGGCAGTCCTGCTTCTTCTGCTGTCGTGGCTACTGTGCCCGAGTCGAAACCCGCCCCTGTGGCGGCACAGTCATTGACGCTCCCTGAGGCATGCAAACGCTTCGGCCACGGGCACGATGGTGCCGCAGCATGTGGAGCTTTTACTCGAGCGCCAAAGGAGTCGAGaccagcaccggcagcggcggaggttcagcagccgcagtcgcagcggcagtcgGGGGATGCTGAGCCGAGGAGCCCATCGTCGGGCGGGGCCCACACAAGGGTGCCTCAGTGGACGTGCCATATGAAAAAGAAGGATGGCCAGTACGTCACTTGCGTCCGCGTGACAAACCCTACGGCTCTCTATGACAGAGGCATCAACGGGCTTCGAAGAGCGTCGGCCAAGCGGGAGGCGATGCGTGCGAAGTTGGAGGAGGCCGCCCTGGCCGAGGCGACGTTTCGCCCCACTATCTCTCCTCGCGTCCGCGCGCtcaagcgcagcggcgacagcgccggcgctgcccaCGATTcctctgcgcagctgcggtaCCGCCTCCAGCTTCTAGAGCTGCCGGATGAGCCGGCAcatgcggcgcaccgccacacCCCTCGACTTTCACACACGTCGGAGATGATCGTCCGAGCGTGCCGCGggcgccgcggtgccgaGCCACCCCCGGAAGAGCGGCTGTACCGAGACTACTTCTACCGGCAGCAGGCTATCGAAGAGGCGCGGCTGGTGACGGCGtcaccggcggtggtgcggagCAAGCGCCACATCGATGCGCACATCGCAGAGCTCTATTCgttcgagcagcagcggcaacgcgccatcgcggcggcTCGCGACGCACTCCTGTCAGCTTCTTCGGAggcgcaccgtcgcctctGCGTGGACCCTCGAGCGCTGGTGGAGCGCCTGACAAAGCCGCGCTctccgtcgcagcagcgcagcgccgctgctcagctgGAGAAAGACCCGTGCCCCTTCCACCCGCAGACAAGCGCAAGCTCCGCGGAGCTGGCTCATCAAGCCCGCCTGCGTGGTCTACACCGGTGGGTGCGCTACTTCTGCGACGCCGACATTCTTTCGATGGCCGTGCTGTCTACGTTTCAGGGTCAAGCCGCCCaagaggcggcgacgctgtccGCCGTGCTACGGCGACACAGCCCCACCAAAACTGAGTGGAGCGTCGAAGAACTCGCTGACGCCTTTGTCAATGATGCGGGGGACAATTCCTTTATCGCGGAGCTgtggcgtcgtcgtcccCCTATCGGTGAGGCGTCCGCCGCACTGGGCGAGCTGACACACCGTCCTTGCCTCAACCCCAAGAGTGCCATGATCGTGGACAAGATGAATGCAGAGCACCGGGGCGGACCGACACACGACCGCCTGTTTCTCAACGCGAGGGCGAAGCAGCTGTCCCAGaggcagcaggagctg
This genomic window contains:
- the PEX14 gene encoding putative peroxin 14, which translates into the protein MAAEVPAQPQAALEAPLPEPEQPSSSELDADTTVQSAIRFLQDSRVRRSPVESQIRFLKGKGVPDEQIKYALAKVGRTVTAEKIASVRAPPANAAPTGATATACTTPLSAQLKTARQNAPVTMTPGPQYTQTLFPHSPPPPQVERQTKTVDWRDVVIGAGAAMLSGFSAYKLFNRYSPYEFRRKTDKKSRLYRGSSSRPRSANIASSGSETDASSTPQRGCVPPLPPPPPMAAAAEPSVSAASPAALTEEVKRLQTELDEAKEALANERKKCADLAVSAAKIRADKQQLSRANDRLTQQIDGLKKDIERLEREKSSAVGEATQTTAEGAVAAAPGPPSTYFPSVTTEGEQARNSPEVTSVTSASAPNSDVVPVLPVVPSLEAPATATAAPAMPDPITEAVQVAPASAAAVAPAPELPPVVVAASTPYADAAAPVATVTEVAAPLLPIGGAEPPKAGDGTPMSIG